A portion of the Alphaproteobacteria bacterium genome contains these proteins:
- the gor gene encoding glutathione-disulfide reductase: MSEYDYDLFTIGAGSGGVRASRISASYGARVAIAEERYLGGTCVNVGCVPKKLLVYASHFSEDFEDAAGFGWTVGARSFNWSKLIENKNREIERLNGIYERLLSNAGVEIFRGTATVVDPHTVSINGKTVSAKYILVATGGWPVVPDIPGKEHAITSNEAFFLESLPERVLIAGGGYIAVEFAGIFNGLGCNVTQLYRGPHFLRGFDDDVRSFLADEMRKKGVDLRFNANIARIVKKGDVYLAALEDGTEIETDLIMYATGRVVKSRGIGLEEAGVELAPNGAVKVDDYFKTSVDSIYALGDVIDRVALTPVAIAEGMVLAGNLFKNQSRMADYEDIPTAVFSQPNIGTVGLTEAQAREKYSAVDIYVSSFRPMKHTLSGSEEKTFMKLVVDRASDRVVGFHMVGPDAGETTQGVGIALKCGATKAQFDATIGIHPTAAEEFVTMREKVPDDADRQAAD; this comes from the coding sequence ATGTCCGAGTATGACTACGATCTTTTCACGATAGGCGCGGGATCGGGGGGCGTTCGGGCGAGCCGGATATCGGCGAGTTACGGCGCCCGCGTCGCCATTGCCGAGGAGCGCTACCTGGGCGGCACCTGTGTCAATGTGGGTTGCGTGCCGAAAAAGCTGCTGGTCTATGCCTCGCATTTTTCCGAGGATTTCGAGGACGCCGCGGGGTTCGGCTGGACCGTTGGCGCGCGCAGTTTTAACTGGTCGAAACTGATCGAGAACAAGAATCGGGAAATCGAGCGTCTGAACGGAATCTATGAGCGCCTGTTGAGCAATGCCGGCGTCGAGATTTTCAGGGGCACCGCGACCGTTGTCGATCCGCATACGGTTTCGATCAACGGCAAGACGGTTTCCGCAAAATATATTCTGGTTGCGACCGGCGGTTGGCCGGTTGTGCCCGATATCCCGGGCAAGGAACACGCGATCACGTCGAATGAGGCATTTTTTCTGGAATCGCTTCCCGAACGGGTTCTCATCGCAGGAGGCGGTTATATTGCGGTAGAATTCGCAGGCATTTTCAACGGCCTCGGTTGCAATGTGACCCAGTTGTATCGCGGGCCACATTTCCTGCGCGGATTTGACGACGATGTCCGCAGCTTTCTGGCCGATGAAATGCGCAAGAAGGGCGTCGACCTGCGCTTCAATGCCAATATCGCCCGGATCGTCAAGAAGGGGGATGTCTATCTGGCGGCACTGGAGGATGGCACGGAAATCGAAACGGATCTGATCATGTACGCCACGGGTCGGGTGGTGAAATCCCGCGGGATCGGGCTCGAGGAGGCCGGAGTCGAACTGGCGCCGAATGGAGCCGTCAAGGTCGATGACTATTTCAAGACCTCGGTCGATTCGATTTACGCTCTGGGCGATGTCATCGACCGTGTCGCGCTGACGCCGGTCGCCATTGCGGAAGGCATGGTGCTGGCGGGGAATCTGTTCAAGAACCAGTCGCGCATGGCGGATTACGAGGACATTCCGACGGCCGTGTTCAGCCAGCCCAATATCGGCACCGTCGGATTGACCGAGGCACAGGCGCGCGAAAAATACAGCGCCGTGGATATTTACGTGTCCTCGTTCCGGCCCATGAAGCACACGCTGTCAGGTTCAGAGGAAAAGACATTCATGAAACTGGTCGTCGATCGCGCCAGTGACAGGGTCGTCGGGTTTCATATGGTCGGACCGGATGCCGGCGAAACGACCCAGGGGGTCGGTATTGCGCTGAAATGCGGCGCCACCAAGGCGCAATTCGATGCGACGATCGGCATTCATCCCACGGCGGCGGAAGAATTTGTGACCATGCGGGAAAAGGTGCCCGATGACGCCGACAGGCAGGCCGCCGATTAA
- a CDS encoding glycine/sarcosine/betaine reductase selenoprotein B family protein, which translates to MPHVRYIDKTREYYKAQGYEKPYRWAHFEDVPFTPLKKPLSESRLALVSTSEIALRTWEDQRTPLEKGETGNVYPIPSDTPEEDIYSQSKSFDRFATTLEDVNAFFPLTRLKELQAAGRIGSLARTMHGVYNAYSQRKTREIDAPDVLAKLQAEAVDVVVLTPV; encoded by the coding sequence ATGCCTCATGTCCGCTATATCGACAAGACGCGTGAATATTATAAAGCACAGGGCTACGAGAAGCCTTACCGCTGGGCGCATTTTGAGGATGTGCCGTTTACGCCCCTGAAGAAGCCGCTTTCGGAGTCGCGCCTGGCGCTTGTTTCGACCAGCGAAATCGCTTTGCGGACATGGGAAGATCAGCGGACGCCGCTTGAAAAAGGCGAAACCGGCAATGTCTACCCGATTCCGTCGGACACGCCGGAAGAGGATATCTATAGCCAGTCCAAGAGCTTCGACCGCTTCGCTACCACACTGGAAGACGTGAATGCGTTCTTTCCCCTGACGCGGTTGAAGGAATTGCAGGCGGCAGGCCGGATCGGTTCCCTGGCTCGGACGATGCACGGTGTTTACAACGCCTATAGTCAGCGCAAGACGAGGGAAATCGACGCGCCGGACGTTCTGGCGAAACTGCAGGCGGAAGCGGTTGACGTTGTTGTCCTGACACCCGTCTGA